The Amphiura filiformis chromosome 12, Afil_fr2py, whole genome shotgun sequence genome includes a region encoding these proteins:
- the LOC140166484 gene encoding plexin-A4-like produces MENRITTCRSSASSRVLVSILVILLHSYLSHGLELQDYQTLSFSNPNQSLEFTRIAVHNETGSIYIGGADKLYRLSADFEPQESVDTDVSCGEDSCPLNYNKILLVDDRRSMLVTCGSESIGANSGADRKGTCQIRSLNSIATPLRDDDSVVVASGKLSTEAVIAPGPENGGVDTLYVAATYDENRYGDVKPMSRRSYAASQASDLIFNTERYATILLDLAKYPATPFLINYVYGFVNEHKASSSHYTYFVTSQRPDFTTRQDKTYVSKINRVCQNFDFRSHAEITLGCQGASPTNKYMYNLVQAAYVGPAGADLAATLGLNAGDDVMYGVFAKNQGEDGNIPSNKSALCIFKLEDIGEKFIDGIHGCLREAGDYRLRYLAGTQCLGNSMVTREQAIGQQCSAQNWANADEFNPLESTAVIEWSDIIPSSIITTTHRSHTIAFVGTTDGQLVKTHIVKSDEGREYERFSLGAASSPAGQVLRDAHLDGDQEHVTLLTEQKLIKLNVSNCDVYKTCDECVILNGDPYCGWCVQGNRCTRFDECEMADDPKGWSPHDCIEPTTEPEPTPEPTTLASDSRAANVLQPIGLLVGIALGMAVFIA; encoded by the exons ATGGAAAACCGGATCACAACATGTAGATCGTCTGCCTCGTCAAGAGTGCTTGTATCTATTCTTGTTATATTATTGCATTCCTATCTGTCGCATGGCCTAGAATTACAGGATTATCAGACGCTATCATTCTCAAATCCAAACCAGAGTCTTGAATTCACGAGAATCGCCGTTCACAATGAAACTGGCAGTATTTACATCGGAGGAGCAGATAAATTATACAGATTATCGGCAGATTTTGAGCCACAAGAATCTGTTGATACAGATGTATCGTGTGGAGAAGATTCTTGTccgttaaattataataaaattttaCTTGTGGATGATCGCAGAAGCATGTTAGTAACATGCGGTAGTGAAAGTATTGGAGCAAACTCTGGTGCAGACAGAAAAGGGACATGTCAGATAAGATCGCTAAACAGTATTGCTACACCTTTGAGGGATGATGACTCGGTAGTTGTTGCATCAGGAAAGCTTTCTACGGAGGCTGTTATTGCACCAGGACCGGAGAATGGCGGTGTTGACACACTCTATGTAGCCGCGACATATGACGAGAATAGGTATGGGGACGTTAAACCAATGTCCAGGAGGAGCTACGCAGCATCCCAGGCAAGTGATCTTATTTTCAACACGGAAAGATATGCTACCATTTTGTTGGACTTAGCCAAGTACCCCGCCACACCCTTTTTGATTAATTATGTGTATGGATTTGTTAATGAACACAAAGCTAGCTCATCACATTATACATATTTTGTGACTTCGCAGAGACCAGACTTTACCACACGTCAAGACAAAACCTATGTCTCAAAAATCAATAGAGTgtgtcaaaattttgactttcgttCGCATGCAGAAATAACTCTAGGTTGCCAAGGTGCCTCCCCTACAAACAAGTACATGTATAACCTTGTACAAGCTGCTTATGTTGGTCCAGCTGGAGCTGATCTCGCTGCAACTTTAGGTCTTAATGCTGGTGATGATGTCATGTATGGAGTGTTTGCTAAGAATCAGGGTGAAGATGGCAATATACCCAGCAACAAATCGGCTCTGTGCATCTTCAAGTTGGAGGACATAGGGGAAAAGTTCATTGATGGTATCCATGGATGTCTACGCGAAGCAGGTGACTATCGTTTGCGTTATCTGGCGGGTACTCAATGCCTTGGAAATAGC ATGGTTACTCGTGAGCAGGCTATCGGACAACAATGTAGTGCGCAGAACTGGGCAAATGCAGATGAATTCAACCCATTAGAATCTACTGCTGTTATTGAATGGTCGGATATCATACCGTCTTCCATCATTACAACTACACATAGAAGTCACACTATAGCATTTGTAGGAACAACTGATGGGCAACTTGTAAAG ACTCACATTGTTAAATCAGATGAAGGCAGAGAGTACGAGAGATTCTCTTTAGGAGCGGCTTCTAGTCCAGCAGGGCAAGTTTTAAGAGATGCACATCTTGATGGTGACCAAGAACATGTTACTCTGCTGACGGAACAAAAG CTGATCAAACTAAATGTATCCAATTGTGACGTATACAAAACCTGTGATGAATGTGTAATACTGAATGGAGACCCGTACTGTGGATGGTGTGTGCAAGGCAACAG GTGCACTCGTTTTGATGAGTGTGAAATGGCTGATGATCCTAAAGGATGGTCTCCACATGATTGTATCGAACCAACCACCGAACCCGAACCAACCCCCGAACCAACCACGCTTGCAAGTGATTCCCGAGCAGCCAACGTTCTGCAACCCATTG GTCTATTGGTAGGAATCGCATTGGGTATGGCAGTGTTCATTGCTTAA
- the LOC140166939 gene encoding plexin-A4-like gives MENQIATRRSSASSGVLVSILVILLHSYLSHGLALPYYQTLSFSNPNLNLEFTRLAVHNETGSIYIGGGDRLYRLSADFERQETVDTAVSCGDDSCPLNYNKILLVDNRGSMLVTCGSESIGANSGADIKGTCQIRSLNSIATPVRGDDSVVVASGKLSTEAVIAPGPVNGGVDTLYVAATYDENRYQAGDVTPLSRRTYRASLTSDLIFNTERDATILLYIAKYPNTPFLINYVYGFVNEHKASSTHYTYFVTSQRPDFTTREDKIYVSKINRVCQNFDFGSYAEITLECQGASPTNKYNLVQAAYVGPAGADLAASLGLNTGDDVFYGVFAKNQGEDGNIPSSQSALCIFKLEDIEEKFIDGIHGCLREAADYRLEYLEGTQCLGNSAITRDQAIGQQCNAYNWANADEFNPLKSTAVIEWLDIIPSSIITTTHRSHTIAFVGTTDGKLVKYPGVDFKSVTFR, from the exons ATGGAAAACCAGATAGCTACCCGTAGATCGTCTGCCTCGTCAGGAGTACTTGTATCTATTCTTGTTATATTATTGCATTCCTATCTGTCGCATGGCCTAGCATTGCCGTATTATCAGACTCTATCATTCTCAAATCCAAACCTGAATCTTGAATTCACGAGACTCGCCGTTCACAATGAAACTGGCAGTATTTACATTGGAGGAGGAGATAGATTATACAGATTATCtgcagattttgaaagacaaGAAACTGTTGATACTGCTGTATCGTGTGGGGACGATTCTTGTccgttaaattataataaaattttaCTTGTGGATAATCGCGGGAGCATGCTAGTAACATGTGGCAGTGAAAGTATTGGAGCTAACTCTGGTGCAGACATAAAAGGGACATGTCAGATAAGATCGCTAAACAGTATTGCTACACCTGTAAGGGGTGATGACTCGGTAGTTGTTGCATCAGGAAAGCTTTCTACAGAGGCTGTTATTGCACCGGGACCGGTGAATGGCGGAGTTGACACACTCTATGTAGCCGCGACGTATGACGAAAATAGGTATCAGGCAGGGGACGTTACACCCTTATCCAGGAGGACATATAGAGCATCTTTAACAAGTGATCTTATTTTCAACACGGAAAGAGATGCTACGATTTTGTTGTACATAGCCAAGTACCCCAATACACCTTTTTTGATTAATTATGTGTATGGATTTGTTAATGAACACAAAGCTAGCTCAACACATTATACATATTTCGTGACTTCGCAGAGACCAGACTTTACCACACGTGAAGACAAAATCTATGTCTCAAAAATCAATAGAGTgtgtcaaaattttgactttggGTCGTATGCAGAAATAACTCTAGAGTGCCAAGGTGCCTCCCCAACAAACAAGTACAATCTAGTACAAGCTGCATATGTAGGTCCAGCAGGAGCTGATCTTGCTGCATCCTTAGGTCTTAATACTGGTGATGATGTCTTTTATGGAGTATTTGCTAAGAATCAAGGTGAAGATGGTAATATACCCAGTAGCCAATCGGCTCTGTGTATCTTCAAGTTGGAGGACATAGAGGAAAAGTTCATTGATGGTATCCATGGATGTCTACGAGAAGCAGCTGACTATCGCTTGGAATATCTGGAGGGTACTCAATGCCTTGGAAATAGT GCGATTACTCGTGACCAGGCTATTGGACAGCAATGTAATGCGTACAACTGGGCAAATGCAGATGAATTCAACCCCCTAAAATCTACTGCTGTTATTGAATGGTTAGACATCATACCGTCTTCTATCATTACAACTACACATAGAAGCCACACTATAGCATTTGTAGGAACAACGGATGGGAAACTTGTAAAG